TGAGCGGATTCTTATTCATTGTGCTCTTCCCCTGCGTGTTTCCAGTATGCCGTGACGCATGACGTGAAGCCGGCCACGGTAATCGATGTGTGCTTATAAGTAGGATTATTTCACGAAAACGGACAAAGAAAATGGGAGGAAAAAATCATCGATCGAAGATATCCATGGAACCGGCTCCCTGCAGTCGGGCGCCGCTTTTCCGATTTCGACGGCGGTTTTGATCTTTCGCTGCTCCCCCCGTTGCGATTTGCGAATCGCAACGTCATAAAAGAGCGGCCGGGGTCAGAGCCATGGATTGAAGACCGGCACGGTAATCATTGCATAATCGGCGGTATTCCGGGTCACGAGAGTGTAATTGTGTTCCAGTGCCGTGCATGCAATCAGGCCGTCGATGACGGGGAGCTGTATCCCCCCGAGCCTGTGCCGTGCGCGTTCCGCGCCCCATCGGGCGCACACCGAATCCGTGACAGGCAGGGTTGCGTTTTTATATGTTTCGACGAAATCGTTATACCAGACCATTAAATCGTTTTTCTTCTTCCCTTCCGGGAGTATTCCCAGACCATAACTCAACTCACCGATAGTCAGACAGCTGATATACAGGAGCTCCTCATCGCATCGGGAGAACCAGTCGAGCACTTTAGCGTCCGGCCTTGGCTTGATGAGTTCCGATATAACACAGGTATCGAGAAGATAGCTCATAGCTCGACATTCCTGCCCCCGTCACGGTCCCGCGGCGGTATCAGCGTGATGTCCTTGTGCGGCATCGAGAGGATTACCGACTTTTTCGACTTTTTCCCCGCCACCTTCCTTTTAAAGGTGTCCACGTCTATCACATAAGCGACCGATTTCCCGTTCCTGGTGACCATCTGGGGTTCGCCGCTTGCCGCCTTCGATATCAGTTCCGAAAAACGGTTCTTTGCCGTCTGAAGCTGCCATGTTGTTTTTTTCACTGCAATTCCCCTGGGTAAATTCTATCTAGACTGTCTAGATAATAGATAACCCCGGTACCAGTATTTGTCAAGGATTTCCAGGTAATACTCGTTGAACCCATATTTTCCCGCGGGCGCTTTCCGATCCGTGGAGGATTGATCCCGGGAAACGGAAGGAAATTGAAACTCCGGCAAATCAGCTGTTCGTGAGCTGGAAGAAAGACACCAAGAGCCGCGCATTGGCGCCTATTTATTTAAGCAGGCTTTCCACCACAGAAATCAATTCACCGCATTCACGAATCATTGTTTCAACTTCTTCGGATGAAAAAACGATGTAATTGTCGTAATCGCTGTCCATCCTTTTCTCGAAGGCCCTTGTAATGATCCGGCTGTATTTCGTATCAACAAGACCGGGCTTAACATAGGTTTTATTAAACCAGCCGATCAACTGCCCATGCTTCCCGGTTATGTAATTATTTTTCAATGCCAACGCATA
The sequence above is a segment of the Spirochaetota bacterium genome. Coding sequences within it:
- a CDS encoding type II toxin-antitoxin system VapC family toxin, yielding MSYLLDTCVISELIKPRPDAKVLDWFSRCDEELLYISCLTIGELSYGLGILPEGKKKNDLMVWYNDFVETYKNATLPVTDSVCARWGAERARHRLGGIQLPVIDGLIACTALEHNYTLVTRNTADYAMITVPVFNPWL
- a CDS encoding type II toxin-antitoxin system Phd/YefM family antitoxin, which codes for MAVKKTTWQLQTAKNRFSELISKAASGEPQMVTRNGKSVAYVIDVDTFKRKVAGKKSKKSVILSMPHKDITLIPPRDRDGGRNVEL
- a CDS encoding HEPN domain-containing protein, which codes for MSLMEHDRATLIAHRIERAKETAGDAHLLYENNKYLSAVNRVYYAMHHALYALALKNNYITGKHGQLIGWFNKTYVKPGLVDTKYSRIITRAFEKRMDSDYDNYIVFSSEEVETMIRECGELISVVESLLK